The Capsicum annuum cultivar UCD-10X-F1 chromosome 3, UCD10Xv1.1, whole genome shotgun sequence genomic sequence attggtttgaacatgtggttgcatgggaataatTAATtagttcttggttttggttttggaaactatatgccctcaacatgtttgttaaaatgccaatgagaatgtttttgtcacatagtttgacttttattgaaaattttgcatTACATAAGAttgtaatggaacctaaattggtttaaatgattttaaatggattggaaaggcgtTGGTGTCCATGGCTTGTTTTAATTAGAAtacttgtgaggtacatgggaattccctaagtgttgtctaatgacattgcttgcaagctatagtcggtatgacggcatcacttcataatgccttggtaaataAATTCTGCAATTGGTGGTTttgttatgtgctaaaggttttaattgggaaataatgacgggttgtgatagctaactgtaaaggtgtcagtccaatggacggacactggaaactcatgtttgccgccATGATGATTTTCATGGTGACCATAGACTTGTGGGGTACACGTGAATTCCCTATGTTtctacttttatatatgtatcatggagggcaaagggtacacgggaatcctcggcccctatgatatctctggttcatgcagctacacgcactagaGCCCGTTCAGGGGATAACACTGGactcatatagcctgtgggtagttttaggacggtcaagctacacaacccaggttaaaatTCTAAGTGTcagctaaacccagttccctttctcggcatagaatatatatatatatatatatatatatgtgtgtgtgtgtgtgtgtgtgtgtgtgtgtgtgtgtgtgactgTACTTTGTTATTTACCTGATTTtaaatattggtattattttatccttattcctgaatacatgctagcgttcacctgctaactcGTCTTGAGCGTTgcatccccacatgatgcaggaatcggccatactactcctACTCAGTGATGTTGGATTCAGGGATAACTTTGGGtaggattgaagtggtgagcttttatactctagaagactccatttcatgttatggatatcttctcatacttttttaatttcttggacTCTGATTTTGAATTTATAGATCTTGTAAAAATTTTCTcatccttcttttttctttttcagtgtGATAGCTTTTAAGGAGTTTAAAATAGTATAGTACAAAATGGTATtgaaaagttaaaggataatatttttcttaatttaaatattagactttcaaaaaaaatcataaaaatgctTGTATGAAAGTTTCAATTTCTATTTTACTGAAATCTTTTGAGTTTCTAATCTCCGATTATTCAAAttgattttttatcataatttattaggagatcaaattataatttcttatacAACCTTTTTTTCCAAGCATTttcagaatatatatatatatatatatatatatatatatatatatatatatatatatatataatattttattatttatttttaatatggtcATTTATCAAATTAGATTAAAAATGTGTGCACATAAAATTAGATTAACTAACTATcatattatgaaatttatttttgactgaaATTAAAGGATTATAACTAACATTTCGAcacattttaaaagtatttaacaatgataaatttaattatggctattctttaatttaaaatataattttaaataagtGAAATTTTTGTTAATTACTTATGTTTGTCGCCATGTACAATATAAAATTACaggtaaaactaaaataaaataaactatactTATTAATcgataattaaaaatttaaattgcaaATTAAACTTTATAAATAACAtcaacaaataatattataagaaaaatattttagtcCAATAATTAAGCATATATCAAGATAAAAATTGAAcaatagaataattatttatgtgtttataattaatttttaatatcaaatataatttgaaacaaGTTTAATAACATTTTCACATAAAATAAAGACTTAAATAAGTATGAGTATGCTTTGTGGTGCTCACTgtcacctttttcatttttagtggCGTGTAAAAGAccttaaagtttttaaaatttactaaaatgtgTGTTACTTacaaagtaataaaaacttcaattAAGGGCAAAAGAGATcaaaaaatcatttgaaaactaCCAAAAAATACTATTCtctcatatatataatataagtaaattttaaaagcatttaacaataataaatttaattattatttaatgtaaaatataattttgcaTAAGTGAaatctttattaattacttatgTTTGTCGGCATGTACAATATAAAATCACaggtaaaattaaaataaaataaactatactTATTAATcgataacaaaaaatttaaattgcaaattaaacattataaataacatcaacaaataatattatatgaaaaatatttttattcaataatcAAGCATTTATCAAGATAGAAATTGAAcaatagaataattatttatgtgtttataattAATTGTTAAgatcaaatataatttgaaataagtTTAATAACATTTTCACATAaaataaagactcaaatatgtaTGAGTATGTTTTGTGGAGCCCACTACaacctttttcatttttagtggCGTGTAAATGAccttaaagtttttaaaatttactaaaatgtgTGTTAACTTATAAAGTAGTAAAAACTTCAATTAAGGGTAAAAGAACAAAAATGTCATGTGAGGACTATCAAAAAATtctattctctcttatatataatagtaatatatatatatatatatatatatattgatttatgtCTAAAGAAAGAGATCACCTTATATATGCAGTGTAATTTTTCGATGAGAGGGTTCGAGTGAATCCCTCAAGCTCTACGTAGATCCGCCGTTGTGGATGAgggtagagaaaaaaatatttattcttacaTTTCATTGAGAAACAATATCATAGTTGAAACATTTTTAAGATAATAGAATTTAACATGCTCGAACAAGACATCCCAACATGAaatattagaaatattattttagtGTTATCTGCGCATCGCGCGGGTATGTACACTAGTGTATTactaatctataatctatatctatatctatgtctatatctatatctatatctatatctataatctatatctataatatattaaaagtgtgaagccccttagaaaagtgatttgaactttttatccttcattaaaagttttcacagtaaataaaatcattatttcaCTTATGTTTTATTTAAGGACAATTTCTTATTCTTATTAAATAGAGGGAAGTAAAGGTTAATTATAAAAGAAAAGCATAAAACGTGAAAGgttaattagaaaaagaattagaaaaggttaattagaaaaagaaaagcataaaaacgtgtggagaaaaaaaaaaacaaaaacaaaaacatctagaaaaggaaagaaagtccAAAATCCTAATGAAAAACTTGAAAGtggatcaaaaaaaaaaaaagaatcactaAACAACGGTGAAAAAAACTTAAGGCAAAAAGTCTAATTTATaggagaaaattaaatatttatttttcatattaggaaaataattaatttttttgttagtgcagaatctttttaaatattaaatttatattgacttattactttaccttatatagaattttacttttttaactaTAAAACAAATTCTCTTTTTCAACAGCAATCAAATTCTAATTACATGACGTTTATGAtgtcaaatattatatataatatctaTATGCTCAAGCTCATAATATTGTCTTTCATGTCTTATTTTTGTCTCCTTTACTGGAGTAGtatgttttgatattttaatcTCTGTTGCATATCTGGGGAATTAACATTGATATCTTCATTGCAATGATTTCCTGAAGCAGAGCAAAGAATTGTTTTATTGTTAGGAATTCTCATAAATCCTCCACCACATTGCTGCCTAGATTTTTCAAGCACAGTAGTTTCTTCAGTTTCATTCACCAACTTAAAATATATGTAAGTATCTTTTTACTTCTAATCCATATCTAATAATGCTATCCCGGTTTAGATTAGGAATATCAATTGAGAACAGTCTATCTACCCTGCagagataatgataaaatatgtatttaatccTCCAAAGACTTCATATATGagattatattgaaaattatttttagattgaaGACATAACTATTGAATCCTAATTTTGTAAGTTAGTCAAGGATCTATCGAAAACAGACTCTCTATCTGACAAAGATAGTTCTAAGGTATACATgcatcaataattttatttatgaagaGACTTGTTATAACATTTATCACGTTTATTTTTATCACTTAAATGAATCCTTGCTATATAAGTTcatacaatttgttatttttgtacaATATTTATTCATGTCATTTAAATAGATATAAATTTATGTTAACATCTATATGCACTTTTTTAATAAGTTTATATACATATAGCTTTATTGATTGACGCGTTAAcatctatttgtatttttttaataattttttttttgtatataattttattgattgacgTGTTAAcatctatttgtatttttttaatgatttgtttatatatataattttattgctTGACgcgagacacacgtgcaaagcacgtaaaCTAAACCAGTACCACCAAATGTAAGGTACTAGTTATACATCTCATGATACCAAATAGGGTTTTACTAATATCACCAAATGGAATGTATTAGTTATGCTCCTCGTAATACCAATTAGGGCTATataattaatacatgcattagttatacataggccaAAAATCCTACCAATATAGTACTAAATAATACCATACATAATACATAGACTATTTTTCTTAGTACATTGTACCAAACGGCTCcttcgtatttttttttttttggtaaaaacaGCCCCTTCGTTGTGATATCGTACATATGTATATAGTtagatttgatttgttttgtttgtttaattgGGCCTGCGTCGGTTCATACCTGTTGTTGGACTacttattgattttgattttatgtgAAAACtatgttgtatatatttattagattgtttatgCAAATTAAAGCAAcactttttcataattattgGGTTAAAGAaataattgcaagttatagcaatttttcaaaaattattattttttaattaataaaaaaatatttattcataattaGTAGTCATATTATCTCCTTATTTTCAGTCTTTACAATCTATCTCTCCTCATTAAATATTTTGATGATTATGGTAGAAATTATTGTTGGTTTCaataattatctttatttttattttttttaactttatcaatTAAGTTGCAAAATATGTTCTTAAATTAAAGAGTAAAATTTGGTAAAGATTTTTTTTCACATTGGTACACTTTTTGActttctagtaatttttattttttactttttcaatgtTTACACTATTCTCCATAGTTACTTtattgacaaaatattttctccacCATTAATagctctctttttcataacttattttttttttctcttcctttttatTGAACCTTATAGCTTTTGCATATGAACTTGGGTTTCTCttcatatattgatgatatgggATATAAAATTGACTCAACTTAgtgttgttttcttattttttttgttgaatcaTGTTGCAAAGTGCAAATTTGACTCTACTCCAAATAGGAAGAACTCTAGATTGTTAGAAGAAAATAACCCGATCATACTTTCTAGACCGTCCTTTGATTTGGGATGTTTTACCCCATCTTCCTTATCGAAGAACAAGACGAAGCTACTTCAAAGTGATTCGATTTTGCACAATCCTTTCAATGAGTTTTATTAACGGAAATCATGAATTCCCAGCAACCCAAAATCCTTTAAAATTAATACCCTTACCCAGTTAATGGATTGagttttatcatgtgaaaaatattttatatgtactttTTAGACTGATTATTACAAGTTGTAactatatataattattgaaCTATACAGATTgtcaacaacaaacccagtgtattcctaccaagtggggtctgaggagggtagaatgtacgcaatccataccgctacctccagagaagtagagaggttgttttcgatagactctcagctcaaaatagagaaaagtagacCAAAGCGTAATTAAATAAGAAGCAAGATGGATGGCATAACAAGAAAAGGAATAAGacacaataaaaatattactcaaagcaataaacaataaaataaataagtgcaACAGGAAAAAGAAACCCAAGCCCGCCTGATCGGGCTCCTATCTCTGGACCTAATCCTAGGGTTACCAGCCCGACTCAACTTGAGCTCTTCTAACTACTTACTAAATCCACGCACACAACCTAGCCTTCTACCTTTATCCGCgatctccacaccttcctatctagggtcatgtcctcagtaagcagaagctgctccatatcatgtctgaTCACTTCccttcagtacttcttcggcctacctctcctTCTCTTAAAGCTATCTAACGCTAATCTCTCGCACCTCCGAactggggcatctgtgcccctcctcatcacatgcccaaactatctcaaccttTCTTCGCGCATCTTATCCTCCaacgaagccactcccaccttctcccggacGGTCTCATTCCTGACTCTATCCCTTCTGGTAAGTCCTGCACCTGACTGTACTGATTATCAGAAAGCAAAATTAATATAGTGAATCAATACCAATATTAACCATGACTAATACTGATTACCTTTTTTAttgcaacaaaaaattatttgatatcaaacaatagattattttcaatagatatggTGATATTTTTTCACTAAATATCCATTGCATACACTAAAAAAGTCATgtatgtagacacctaatttttaccctccGTGACTGAGTCtaatttcgagtttcttcaattttaaataagaTTGCAACATTTATATTATCCAAATAAAAGCTTTCCAAAGCATTTCTCTAGGTAGTTTTAGTCGTTTTAAGTAGCGATTGTATATTTAGTATTTGCATATGCGAAATCATATAATTTTACGAAaacattaaattttaatcaagggttaTTTGGAATATGGattcaaatggataaaatattgatttaaaaataatttatttgaaaatatttgtttgattttattgaaccAAGAAGTTCGGGATTGAATTGGTtgttaatttgtttcaaatattgtttcaatttagtaaatttattaaattagaaCTTAATTGAAACTAAATTGACCATAATTACAATGCAATGGgtcaattgaattttaattatgcTAAAATTTAAGTATAATTGTCTAAATTCTCAtttttggctatttaataaatggtCTAAATCCCCAATTCTTAATCTACCTAACAAAATTCAACCAAACCCTTACCAGCCTGCCCAGTCACCCCAACCTGTTCCACCAGGCCCAATTACACCGACTCGGCCCATTCTCATTCCCTTTTCCCTCAACCCGTTTTAACGTCAATCAAGAACAATACAACAACCAAAAACCGCCTCAACAACCGTAACAACAACATTCAACAACGGCACTCAACAAACCAATAGAAAATACAACGGCAAAACTCGTATACAACACCATCAGTACCAAACTCGCAATTTCCAAGCAATATCAACGATAATAGCATTCGACAACAACGATGTACAACAACAAATGCGCAAAACCATTTCAACAGACCAGTACAATATCAACGCCAAAGAACCTGGCCACCCCACCCTCAATTTTACCATTTTACCTTCTTAACATTCAGCCAAGAATGGCTAGAGTTTCGTCTACTTCCCCTTGCTTAGACCATGTCCACTCGTTTTTGGCAATAGAAGCCAACGGGTACGTGCCTCTCTGCCTGTGGACCTCAAATTCTGCaagaaaatcaattcaaaatttcatttttaaatctGAAACCCTAAAATTCTCCCCTCtcttttccctataaatagaggttgGGGGATAAAGGTGAAGAGGGCTTTTTGGGGATAAAATGGGGATTTTGGAGGATCGCTCCTCTAATCTCACGTAACCAAGAGGTTCATGGtgaaattcgcctaaattcgttGAAATCGTCTAAGTTTCTGCAAGAACGATTCAATGCCGGTAAGTCCAAGTCGAGTTTTTGGTGGTGAAAATCCATCGTGACAGGCTCGTAATCCCTATTCGTTGctcaaaaaaaggtaaacacatcattctcttttaaattttctcattatttcttcttcttcgtGCAAGTAGCGTAATGGTAGGATTGTGTATTGTAGAAACTTAGGATTTTTTAAGACTATTTTGATGAGTAGGTGGTTATGCGTTAGATTTCTTATGACTAATTTTGTTTCATGGTTAGTTGAAAGTTACTCTACTTGTTTCGAGGTTAGTTGATTCCTTAAAAGATTGTTACGATCATCGGTGATTCAACTCTTTAAAACTGATATGAACAAGTCGTGAATTTGAATAACAGTAGGTTGCGTCACAATATTTTCATAGTAACTAAGTCAGCCCATTTGCTTTTGTATAACTAAGTCAGCCCATTTGCTTTGCACTTCAATAATTTCTACTATCCGTAGACCTCATGTTCAATTGAAATTCCAAATTCAATCAAATCCTTTGCTCCCTTAGTTTCAAAATACACATGACACCTTTCCCATTCACAAACATTGCAATAACTTCTCATACATTGCATTCATTTTCTATCCTTTATCACAAATTATACAAAAAGCTTCAAATAATATGTTAAACTCAAAGTAACTCTCTTTATCaccaaagtaaaaataaaatggggTATGAGAAATTAGCTGACCTCCAGATCAATTCCCATGGTTTCAGCAACACGACGCATGATAGAATGAACAAGCATACTCTTATTATACCTCTCCTCACAAGCCGAAATATCTTCTTCAGAAGCCCTACGTTTACTGAGATCGATATATCCTTTCTCCTTGTAAACCCTAAGAACCATAACAGGTTCGACGCGTCCAACTTTGATAAGACTACTAATACTCCGAATACGACGACGAGAGAGCTCAGAGAAAAGAATCATTCCTTCAATGTTATTGTACTCCAGAAGGGAAATGTAGGCCCCAGTATCAGCCATGCTTTTCACCTGTATCATTACTGCTTGGTCTACTTATTGGTACTTCGATTCGTATATTCGGCATTCAAGATTCGGAGATTTAGGCGCCATGATTGTTGGTGTGTGCGTGGGTGGGTGGTGTGTGtgcagggggggggggggggcagctGTTGCttctagggtttcaaagaaatTTGGGTTTCTGGAGAAAGGTTTTTTTTACTGTGGAGGGGCTGAAACAAGAGATTCCACGAAGAATTTGTTTTTTGGCGTCTAAAGTTAGCTGTTTTGGTATATATCCCTTCCTTTTATTACCTATCTATGGGTGCTATTTACCCCGGGCCCAAATCTAcgtttaaaatttaatttgttctttattttaaaacttttattcaacatttgtgttatttatttttgttgcgtcatttttattaaaaaagtaaCTTGTTATATTTGTGAAGACTTTTAAAAGATTAATgcccgtttgaccatgaaaataatcatttttagagttgaagttggagttggaattAAAGTTAGAATTGATGTTGTGTTTGGTCACAAACATAAATTagagttgtttttaaaattttgctcgagaaataagaatgaaaaaagttttcaaaaataattttcagtaaattaaaataatttttatgataaaaaacTACTATTTTCACCAAAAAGAAATGATTTTcgaaaaaaatgttaaaaaaaagttCTTAGTCAAATGCCTACTAAATCATATAAAAGTATTTGAGAGTCAAAGAAACACAAGTATGAAGtctcaaaaattaaattgagctttatattatgttatatgtatgtatgaattaTTACCCATTTTTTCTCTAATAAATTAATGGTAGCAATCAAATTCCAAAAAGTTATTCAATAATCAAAagaatatcaataatattttatgCTATAAGTATTAATGGGCGTTTAaccataaaaactaaaatttttgaaattagagCACACCCACCCGTAATCTTTAGAAATGGGACAAATGATCAAGCTCATACTAAAAAAATTTCCACAATACAGTTTTCTGTCTCTGAGTTCTTATTAGAGAAATATGTTTCATCATACAACTTAAAAATAAGCGTAGCAATTTGTCTTTATCCACTTGGCCGGCCCAGGCCCAGGCCTAGGACTGGCGGCCCTACAGCCTGTGGGCTGATTGGGCAGGCCCATCGGTTAGGCCGAGCTAAATTGGCTGGAACGGGCTAACCCGGTCCATTTAAAAGGTTTAATTATGATGATTCtattgtataagaataagggtgatatTCAACAATTATAGTGGTATAAAGTTGTTGAGCCACACTATGAAGGGttgggagagggtggtagagttgaggttgcAAAGGATTGTTACTATTTCTGAAAATTAGTTTGTATTTACGCTAGGGTGCTCGACTACTGAAGCCATTCATCTCGTT encodes the following:
- the LOC107864200 gene encoding eukaryotic translation initiation factor 2 subunit alpha homolog isoform X1, which produces MIQVKSMADTGAYISLLEYNNIEGMILFSELSRRRIRSISSLIKVGRVEPVMVLRVYKEKGYIDLSKRRASEEDISACEERYNKSMLVHSIMRRVAETMGIDLESGAGLTRRDRVRNETVREKVGVASLEDKMREERLR
- the LOC107864200 gene encoding eukaryotic translation initiation factor 2 subunit alpha homolog isoform X2, whose protein sequence is MIQVKSMADTGAYISLLEYNNIEGMILFSELSRRRIRSISSLIKVGRVEPVMVLRVYKEKGYIDLSKRRASEEDISACEERYNKSMLVHSIMRRVAETMGIDLENLRSTGREARTRWLLLPKTSGHGLSKGK